The sequence GCGCATACCGGAACTCATCGGCGCCACGGCCGAGGTGCGCGAGTCCTTCGACGACACCACCGGGCGCTTCCGGATCCGGGTGCGCGTGGTGAACCGCCGCTTCGGGCCGCTCTTCGGCTACGACGGCTCCTTCACGGCGTCGTACACGGACGCCGGCTCCTGCGGGACGCGGCCGGGACTGCGCCCGGTGCGGGAGGAGGCGCGCGCATGAGCCCGCAGCGACGGCACTCACTGGGGCAGCTGCCCTTGAAGTCACCGGGCGGATCTTTCGGCTACGACTGGATTACCTGGAGTATCACAAGGCTCCGGCTGTCGTCTCGGCCAGCTTCTGGAATTCACCGAGATCGTAGTTGGCGAGCGCCGAATCGAGATTGGTCAGTGCGCCGAGATGCTCGATGAATCCCTTCGGGTCGTACTCGATCTGCAAGGTGACACGACTGGTCGTATCACTCAGGCGATGGAAGGTGACCACTCCCGCGTGCTCGACGCCGTTCACCGTGTGCCAGGCGATACGGTCTTCCGGGATCACCTCGGTCAGCTCCGCGATGAAGGCCTTGTCGGCTCCCGGCAGCTCCAGTTGCCAGCCGAAGCGCCGCTCGTCCAGCTTGTCCACCCTGGCCACGTGACTCAGGAACTCCGGCCACCGGGCCACATCGCTCCACAGCGCCCAGGCAACGGAAACGGGAGCCTGGAGATCAACGGTTTCCACCAACGACGCGGACAATTGACGCCTCCTCAGTTCTCAGGGTTGTGATCCACCGCGTACCCCTTCAAGGACCGCTCATACGGCCCGTGGCACAGCGGACGGAGGTGCGCTGTCGCCCACACTTCTCCTCGGGAGCAATCCGCAGCCCGCGTGGCCCCGGATTACAGGTGATGTTCGGTGACGGCCACGGGAGAGAACCACGGTGAAAGAACCAGTTCCAGTACATA is a genomic window of Streptomyces sp. WP-1 containing:
- a CDS encoding SRPBCC family protein gives rise to the protein MSASLVETVDLQAPVSVAWALWSDVARWPEFLSHVARVDKLDERRFGWQLELPGADKAFIAELTEVIPEDRIAWHTVNGVEHAGVVTFHRLSDTTSRVTLQIEYDPKGFIEHLGALTNLDSALANYDLGEFQKLAETTAGAL